AAGCTAACCATCGGTATCGGTCGCAATCTCGAGGACTGTGGGATCTCCCAAACAGAAGCTTATCTGCTCTTGGAGAATAATATCCAGAACTGCGAGAGACAGCTTTTGGATGAGATTCCTGAGATTTACAATGCTTTGGATGAAGTCCGCAAGTCTGTGCTGCTGAACATGTGTTTCAACCTGGGTATTGGTGGCTTGCTTGAATTTAATAACACCTTGGCATACATAGCTGCGGGGGATTGGAAACGGGCTGCCAATGGCATGCTGGCAT
This Candidatus Cloacimonadaceae bacterium DNA region includes the following protein-coding sequences:
- a CDS encoding glycoside hydrolase family protein, coding for MEAKLLERIKEQLLRHEGLRLKPYRCTAGKLTIGIGRNLEDCGISQTEAYLLLENNIQNCERQLLDEIPEIYNALDEVRKSVLLNMCFNLGIGGLLEFNNTLAYIAAGDWKRAANGMLA